The following proteins are encoded in a genomic region of Sulfurospirillum arsenophilum NBRC 109478:
- the lysA gene encoding diaminopimelate decarboxylase, producing the protein MTKFQALAQKYGTPLYVYDFDTIANKFSALKEVFKARKSLICFAVKSNSNLSVLKHMASLGAGCDCVSIGEVKRALVAGIPKYKIIFSGVGKRDDEIEEALKNDILMINLESEEEMNRVEMIAQKLSVVARISIRVNPNIDPKTHPYISTGLHENKFGVDLESAKRMYIHAKNAPSLDPVGIHFHIGSQITEVEPFKEAALVLSNLLRNLKALNIEIKFFDVGGGIGIQYKDETTVALYEYAQSIFAALSGLDVTLVCEPGRYLVGDSGFFLTRVLYEKHNGFKRFVIVDGAMNDLIRPSLYQAYHAIEVEGKEHEETSVCDVVGPICESGDFFAKNIELPACEHDDLLVVKSAGAYGFTMSSNYNTRSRVAEIALQNSEDRLIRRRESFEDVIALEKEYV; encoded by the coding sequence ATGACGAAATTCCAAGCTTTAGCACAAAAATATGGTACTCCTTTATACGTTTATGATTTCGATACAATAGCCAACAAATTTTCTGCCCTCAAAGAAGTCTTTAAAGCACGAAAATCTCTGATCTGCTTTGCCGTCAAATCTAATTCTAATCTTTCTGTTTTAAAACATATGGCAAGTCTGGGTGCAGGGTGTGATTGTGTTTCGATCGGTGAAGTCAAACGCGCTTTGGTTGCAGGAATTCCAAAATACAAAATTATTTTTAGTGGCGTTGGTAAAAGAGACGATGAGATCGAAGAGGCACTAAAAAATGATATTTTGATGATTAATCTTGAGAGCGAAGAAGAGATGAATCGCGTAGAGATGATCGCTCAAAAATTAAGCGTGGTTGCTCGAATTAGCATTCGCGTTAATCCAAACATTGATCCTAAAACACATCCGTATATCTCAACAGGACTTCATGAAAATAAGTTTGGTGTTGATTTGGAGAGTGCAAAACGCATGTATATTCACGCTAAAAATGCACCTTCACTTGATCCAGTGGGCATTCATTTTCACATTGGAAGCCAGATTACCGAAGTCGAGCCCTTTAAAGAAGCGGCACTCGTACTTTCTAACCTACTTCGCAATCTTAAAGCACTCAATATCGAAATTAAGTTTTTTGACGTGGGTGGCGGCATTGGTATTCAGTACAAAGATGAAACGACAGTTGCTCTGTATGAGTATGCGCAGTCTATTTTTGCAGCGCTGAGCGGTCTTGATGTTACGCTTGTGTGTGAGCCAGGACGCTATTTGGTAGGAGACTCTGGTTTCTTTTTAACACGTGTATTGTATGAAAAACACAATGGCTTTAAACGCTTTGTTATTGTGGATGGTGCTATGAACGATCTTATTCGCCCAAGCCTTTATCAGGCGTATCACGCCATTGAGGTTGAAGGTAAAGAGCATGAAGAGACAAGCGTGTGCGATGTAGTTGGTCCTATTTGCGAAAGCGGTGATTTTTTTGCGAAAAATATTGAATTACCAGCATGTGAGCATGATGATCTTTTGGTTGTTAAAAGTGCTGGAGCCTATGGATTTACCATGAGTAGCAACTACAATACACGCAGTAGGGTGGCAGAAATTGCTTTACAAAATAGTGAAGATCGTCTGATTCGCAGACGCGAGAGCTTTGAAGATGTGATTGCTTTGGAGAAAGAGTACGTATGA
- the pth gene encoding aminoacyl-tRNA hydrolase gives MTLIVGLGNPDLQYKNNRHNVGFMVIDALIGDQSSCEKITKANFKGELFKAPSMLLLKPTTYMNLSGESVRSVDDYFKPDQIIVIHDDLDLPFGTLRFKIGGGHGGHNGLRSIDAHIGAEYIRVRIGIGKPEHKSDVAKYVLSDFSACQREFLPEIILHVKKSIKALLTGDLKEVSLQYSLKQTLCDGDKV, from the coding sequence ATGACACTGATCGTAGGGCTTGGAAATCCAGACTTACAATACAAAAACAATCGACATAATGTCGGCTTTATGGTCATCGATGCTCTTATCGGTGACCAATCTTCATGCGAAAAAATCACCAAAGCAAATTTCAAAGGCGAGCTTTTTAAAGCCCCTTCTATGTTACTTCTTAAACCAACAACGTATATGAATCTTTCTGGAGAGAGTGTGCGCTCTGTTGATGACTATTTTAAACCTGATCAAATTATTGTTATACATGATGATTTAGATCTTCCTTTTGGAACCTTACGTTTTAAAATCGGTGGTGGTCATGGTGGACACAATGGACTTCGCTCCATTGATGCACACATTGGTGCTGAGTATATTAGAGTGCGTATAGGCATTGGAAAACCTGAACATAAAAGTGATGTCGCCAAATATGTACTCTCTGATTTTTCTGCGTGTCAACGAGAATTTTTGCCAGAAATTATTTTACATGTAAAGAAAAGCATTAAAGCTTTACTCACGGGGGATTTAAAAGAAGTTTCGCTACAATACTCCCTTAAACAAACATTGTGTGATGGGGATAAGGTATGA
- the hisC gene encoding histidinol-phosphate transaminase: MQFNGVLDQLKIYEAGKPIELVVREYGIESKDVIKLASNENPRGCSPKVIEAVRNEAAKMNLYPDDSMYELKEALAKKYAVKEENIIIGAGSDQVISFAVHAKANANTKVLMAGITFAMYEIYALQTGATILKTPTAGHNLKEMLEIYKANKDISVIFLCLPNNPLGECLDTKDVYAFLDQISPETLVVIDGAYQEYASFKDPAKKIVPSEIIAKYPNTLYSGTFSKAYGLGGMRCGYGIAQPEVIKALLKLRAPFNITNLTLKAAIVALSDQAFVDASVKENFEEMKAYEAFAKELGFKVIESYTNFIVLEFDANKNSGAIAQKLMEKGIIVRNLGSYGMNAIRVTIGTPEQNARFFELFKIIYM; the protein is encoded by the coding sequence ATGCAATTTAACGGTGTTTTAGATCAATTAAAAATTTATGAAGCGGGTAAGCCAATCGAGCTTGTTGTTCGCGAATACGGCATTGAGTCAAAAGATGTCATCAAATTAGCAAGCAATGAAAATCCAAGAGGTTGTAGCCCTAAAGTCATTGAAGCGGTACGCAATGAAGCCGCAAAAATGAACCTTTACCCTGATGATAGTATGTATGAGCTCAAAGAAGCATTGGCAAAAAAATATGCTGTAAAAGAGGAAAATATTATTATTGGTGCAGGAAGTGACCAAGTGATCTCTTTTGCTGTACATGCTAAAGCAAACGCAAACACTAAAGTTTTGATGGCAGGAATTACGTTTGCTATGTACGAGATTTATGCACTACAAACAGGTGCAACCATTCTTAAAACACCAACAGCGGGACATAATCTAAAAGAGATGCTAGAGATTTATAAAGCAAACAAAGATATCTCCGTTATTTTCCTTTGTCTTCCCAATAATCCATTGGGTGAATGTTTGGATACAAAAGATGTTTATGCTTTTTTAGATCAAATCAGCCCTGAAACATTGGTTGTAATTGATGGTGCATACCAAGAGTATGCAAGTTTTAAAGATCCAGCCAAGAAAATTGTTCCAAGTGAAATCATTGCAAAATATCCTAATACTCTTTATTCAGGAACCTTCTCAAAAGCATATGGCTTAGGCGGTATGCGTTGTGGTTATGGCATAGCACAACCAGAAGTTATTAAAGCGCTTTTAAAACTTCGAGCGCCATTTAACATTACAAACCTTACGCTTAAAGCAGCGATTGTAGCGCTGAGCGATCAAGCTTTTGTGGATGCTTCTGTCAAAGAAAATTTTGAAGAGATGAAAGCTTATGAAGCATTTGCTAAAGAACTTGGATTTAAAGTGATTGAGAGTTATACTAACTTCATTGTTTTAGAATTTGATGCAAATAAAAACTCTGGCGCAATTGCACAAAAGTTGATGGAAAAGGGTATAATCGTTAGAAATTTAGGATCGTATGGTATGAATGCTATTCGTGTCACGATAGGTACACCTGAGCAAAACGCACGCTTTTTTGAACTCTTTAAAATAATTTACATGTAA
- the pheA gene encoding prephenate dehydratase, producing MQDNIEHYRKKIDQIDDQILKLLNERMELVKEIGRTKQTTGTAIYRPEREKEILDRLKGLNKGALNNQAIDAIFLEVFAVSRNLEFPEKIAFMGPEGSYTHQAAESRFGAMGSYIEVSSIEAVFHVLENGEAKYGVVPVENNTAGAVGTTLDCLGKFSSKIVAELYMDIHHSFASVCEDIKKIKRIYSHPQGYNQCRRFLEEHMLLGVEFIPTKSTAEAAKKASEDHDAAAICSHIAAKLSNLPILFGKIEDNMANQTRFLILSDFKNKKGVHNKTSILAKTDDKPGGLVEFLQTFQDQKVNLTKIESRPTKEKGFQSIFYMDFEGHIDDENVQKVIEENKDRYDIKWLGSYICGG from the coding sequence ATGCAAGATAATATAGAACACTATCGAAAAAAGATTGATCAGATTGATGATCAGATTTTAAAACTACTCAATGAACGTATGGAATTGGTCAAAGAGATTGGTCGAACAAAGCAAACCACTGGAACGGCCATTTACCGACCTGAGCGTGAAAAAGAGATTTTGGATCGTCTAAAAGGACTTAATAAAGGTGCTTTAAATAATCAAGCTATCGATGCAATCTTTTTAGAAGTCTTTGCGGTCAGTCGCAATTTAGAGTTTCCAGAGAAAATTGCCTTTATGGGACCAGAGGGAAGCTATACCCACCAAGCAGCGGAGAGTCGTTTTGGTGCAATGGGAAGTTATATTGAAGTGAGTTCCATTGAAGCTGTTTTTCACGTGCTTGAAAATGGTGAAGCTAAATACGGTGTGGTTCCTGTCGAAAACAATACCGCAGGAGCTGTGGGGACAACGCTTGATTGTCTTGGTAAGTTTAGCTCAAAGATTGTGGCAGAACTTTATATGGACATTCATCACTCTTTTGCAAGCGTATGTGAGGATATTAAAAAGATCAAACGTATCTATTCTCATCCTCAGGGCTACAATCAGTGTCGAAGATTTTTAGAGGAGCATATGCTTTTAGGCGTAGAGTTTATCCCAACGAAATCAACGGCGGAAGCCGCGAAAAAAGCAAGTGAAGACCATGATGCTGCAGCTATTTGTTCCCATATTGCTGCTAAATTGTCGAATTTACCCATTTTATTTGGAAAAATTGAAGACAATATGGCAAATCAAACGCGCTTTTTGATTTTAAGTGATTTTAAAAACAAAAAAGGGGTTCATAATAAAACCTCTATTTTGGCAAAAACGGATGATAAACCAGGGGGTCTTGTGGAGTTTCTACAGACTTTCCAAGATCAAAAAGTGAATCTTACGAAGATTGAGTCACGCCCAACCAAAGAGAAAGGGTTCCAATCAATCTTTTATATGGATTTTGAGGGACATATCGATGATGAAAATGTCCAAAAAGTAATTGAAGAGAATAAAGACAGATATGATATTAAATGGCTTGGAAGCTATATTTGTGGAGGATGA
- a CDS encoding LptF/LptG family permease, with amino-acid sequence MKLFEKYIVKNYLKNFFVIFIALDLFYVGVDLLTNYNNIPDSANLQILYALFQGMNAVNYVLPLSIVFGMVVTYFTMIKSNELICMYASSISKKALVRPFFITSLGLTLLYIGLNCTEFAYAYEYSSNLKKYSRISTNSEDLFLKHNNQYIYFKKLDPLKQIAYDVTIFEVENVDLTKVIRASVASFVQNHWILEHVSIIHKPHITSLEDKGFSIEHIEKLQTMENFKPKIMDNVYQSEYTLSVSDGIDALRFFEDQGVNTSKIKATLFYQLFFPFFAPFLIVILYYKAPVMGRYFNMAVIASSFAFITLVVWSGLFLLSRLAANGVIFAEIAILLPIVVLFLTALRFYSKH; translated from the coding sequence ATGAAACTTTTTGAGAAATATATTGTTAAAAATTATCTCAAAAATTTCTTTGTTATTTTTATAGCCCTCGATCTTTTTTATGTCGGTGTCGATCTTCTTACCAACTACAACAATATCCCAGATTCTGCTAACTTACAGATACTCTATGCTCTTTTTCAAGGGATGAATGCGGTCAATTATGTACTGCCACTTTCTATTGTTTTTGGTATGGTTGTGACCTATTTTACTATGATTAAATCAAACGAGCTTATTTGTATGTATGCATCCAGCATTAGTAAAAAAGCACTCGTTCGACCATTTTTCATTACTTCATTAGGGCTAACACTTCTTTATATAGGGCTTAATTGTACAGAATTTGCTTATGCGTATGAATATAGCTCAAACCTCAAAAAATACAGTCGTATTTCAACTAACTCTGAAGATCTTTTTTTAAAACATAACAATCAATACATCTACTTTAAAAAACTCGATCCTCTCAAACAAATTGCGTATGATGTGACTATTTTTGAAGTGGAGAATGTTGATTTAACCAAAGTGATTCGTGCTTCAGTTGCTTCGTTTGTTCAAAATCACTGGATTTTAGAACACGTGAGTATTATTCATAAACCTCATATTACATCGTTAGAAGATAAAGGTTTTAGTATTGAACACATTGAAAAACTTCAAACGATGGAAAATTTTAAACCTAAAATCATGGACAATGTTTATCAGAGTGAATATACCCTTTCTGTGAGTGATGGCATCGATGCATTGCGTTTTTTTGAGGATCAAGGTGTCAATACCAGTAAGATTAAAGCCACACTCTTTTATCAACTATTTTTCCCATTTTTTGCCCCTTTCTTGATTGTCATTTTATACTACAAAGCACCTGTAATGGGACGTTATTTCAATATGGCAGTCATTGCTTCTTCCTTTGCTTTTATCACACTTGTGGTTTGGAGTGGACTTTTCTTACTCAGCCGTTTAGCAGCCAATGGTGTCATTTTTGCAGAAATTGCAATTTTACTACCTATTGTTGTTCTTTTTTTAACGGCACTGCGTTTTTATTCTAAACATTAA